cacgagctgtgggtagtgaccaaaagaatgagatcgcagacacaagcggcggaaatgggattcctccaaagggtggcttgcctctcccttagagatagggtgagaagttggGCTattcaggaggggctcagagtagacaaggtgacaaggatgcctcctgggtaaGGATTTCCGGGCATGTCTCACCGAGAGGAGGCtgcggggcagacccaggacacactggagagattatatctctttcTGGcgtgggaacaccttggtgttcccccggacaagctggaggaggtgactGGGGAGAGGGATCTCTGCTTGGGTTGCTGCCCCCGTGAATTTCTGGCTCGTATATACATTGGCAAACCAGACCTCTGCAGATTACAACGCTTCAGAGAATAAACATAGTAAATAGTTACATCCACCTACAACCACAATGCTTGACAGTAAGTCGTATATGGAATGAAATATGGGCTGAACACAAGGCTGCCTGTAGTAGGCCAAAAGAAAAAACCGCATCTTAGTGATAGCAACGGGACTAGCTTCTTATGTACCAAATTACACTGCTAAAATCAAACAAGCATCATTCCAATCTTACAATACTCACATGGTAAGCACGCACACAGTACTAAATCACACAGAAATGCAGGTAAATACGTTACTCCTCCGACACACCTCTCATCTGTGCAGAACTGCGCTGAACACGTTCCCAACCGGAAGCACAGATACCAAGGTGCATCATGGGTAACGTAGTATAAAACAGTTACAGTGAACAAGCGGACGTTTAACACCTTCCTTTATACTTGTCTGcagggagacagaaagacatcacagaaataaaacatatatatcAGAGGAACCTTCAGTCAAAAAGTAGCACagaccttctctctctctctctcttttataaATGTAGAAGGCGCTCTTTGATTTATCTACAGGAAACTGATTAGATAAAATGTGCCTACTGTCTATGatcgtgtgtgcatgtgtgtgaatgtgaacagCAATTTTATGCATGGGAGACAAGGAATAGGACAAAAGTAGAGAAGAAAGGAAACCTATTGCACACACaccactcctcatttctttaaagAGCTATAAACACACATCAGTCACTAAGCCTTGGGCCCAGAGGAAACAAAGaagtaaaaggaaagaaagattaaagggaaaagaaagaaggaaagatagAAAGAACAGTAACCCACTGACTGCTTAAGTGTGGCCAGCTTGAtagcagtttattttattttgtctaacatccatccatccatccatcttcatccgctttatccgaggccgggtcgcgggggcagcagcctaagcaaagaggcccagacctccctctccccagccacctcctccagcttatccgggggaacaccaaggcgttcccaggccagccgagagatataatctctccagcgtgtcctgggtctgccccggggcctcctcccggtgggacatgcctggaacacctcacccaggaggtgcccagggggcatccttgtcagatgcccgaaccacctcagctggctcctttcgatgtggagcagcagcggctctactctgagcccctcctggatggccgaacttctcaccctatctctaagggagaggccagccacccttcggaggaagctcgtttctgccgcttgtatccgcgatctcgttctttcggtcactacccacagctcgtggccataggtgagggtagggatttTGCGCATTTTGTCTAACAGTGTATTCTTGTATTGTTACCATTTTGTGATACTCCCTTTTCAGAACAAAGgggagttttctttttctccacctTTAGACTTTCTCACAGTTCAGACCATATTGCTTCATAAAACAGTAATTCCAATGTAATCTCTCTAGTTTGTAAGATATTCAGATAAGAATTCATACAATAAGGTCTGATCTAACAGACCTCAAGAACAGTTACATATTCATCGATTTAGTCTTCATCACCTCTCGTACACATatttgagaaaaaaaggaatatttttatgaaatgcaATCAGGTCGCCCTCTTCTTTTACACTCCCCTGCATTACTAGTGTACTACTGGTGTAATGTTATCACTGTCACAGCATCAAGGTTCTAGTTTCAAACAGGCCTCAGGCAGGcttgtttgatttgtttgatttcttcacaaAGCTATGTATGTTTAACAATAAAAgggtttattttgttatttgcaAATTGTGTCATAGACCACACAACATTTGTCCCTACTCAGTATAcaatttctaaaaataaaagctcagaGAGGAaagatttaattttgttttcacaGAAGTACAGCTGTAAATGTTATACATTTTgcaaatttatttaaagaaaagtaaaaattaaCACTGTATAAAATTAACGGATGAAGAAAACTCTCTGAACATAGTATATGTCAGCATTAGTTTAATTCATTTTGCTGGaatttgtaaatgttttactCTTGAGTTCTTGTGCTGTGCAGCAGTCTAAAAACCAGTATTTTAATTGTAACTATAACATTTAAACTATAACATTTATGTTACAATAGACATGCACCCTGAGCAAtcataaacagtaaaaacattttaaattcacTGATTAATTTATTCAAAAAAAGGTGTAAAATATGTGGACCAAATCAATTTCATGAGTTTATAATATTTAATAAGTACATTTTCTGAAATGAGGAATTTATTGACGCATCAAATAATTTTTGTTGGACAAAACAACCTTTTTAGATGTTTAGAAATTTCCTTCATTTTAAACCCGTATATTAATGGATTAAATAAAGGTTGATACAAAGCTAGCTGTAATGACACTATAAAGCGTGCAGTTTTAGGGAAATCTGATTCCACTCGAGATATGGTTACATCATAGACACCTAAACAGGAAAAGCTCACTAAAACCAGTATGTGGGGTAAACAGGTCTCTGCAGCTTTTTTCTTGATTACTTTACGACTGTTTTAAGAGACCATAAAgatttttgtgtatgtgaaaactataaaaagaagaggaagtatCACAAAATCAAAATAACAAATTATACCAAATACAGTAACTAACCTTGATCTTACACACTGAAGAGTGTAAATTGCATTGTtacaaaatattgattttaaatgaaaggaaCACAGTTTACTTTTAGCCATTCCTATTGCTTGGACTGCAatactgtcagggtcctgggtctgagcgacccaggatccctgagcagttatgtattatattattattattgtatgtatATTTGGTGTTGCTGTCTTTCTccctgtttgcgtgtgtgtatatgtgtttcgGCGGGcgccttcaggcctggtgggtgtggccctgctgacggtctggccacacctgaagccacacacctgctgctgatcaggcctcgttgggggagctacttaggagagtcttggagctcccaccgacgcgggatcattccGTGAGACTTCATGTTAGTCATCCTGTTGAGCTAGGTTAGTGTGTGTATGCCCGCGGTCCTGACAGCTGCGTCTATTGTGTCCCCAGGAGAAGTGTGGAGCGCCAGACGGCAGCCAGCATGAGGAGTGCTGAGACACGGGAGCGGAGAGCACTGAGGCACGAACTATTCACGGAGAGACACGACACTGGAGTCAGGGAAagcacggggatttattgttgttttgttccaccactgtaaataaacgcactgcttgtacatagagcaccgcgcctgggtcctccttccccacaccCCCCACGGTTTGCCATGCCGAACCGTGACAAATACAGGTACAAGCCAAGCTATGACCAGGAAAATACTCACAGTGCTTTTTCTCATGATGGTTGGATATTGTAGAGGTTTGCATATAGCCATATATCTGTCATAGGCAATGGCTGCCAAGAGAACAAACTCTGAAGAACCCAGAGAATAAATTATGGAAAACTGAAAGAGACATGCTGAATATGATATGATTTGTTTTTTAGATAAAAAGTCAATCAGGAGTTTTGGGTAAATAGTTGTGGCGTAAATAACAACGTTCAGTAGCAATGCTGCAATAAAAGTGTACATAGGTTTGTGGAGATTTTTGTGGATCAAAATGAGGTATATAATAATAGAGTTACTGCAAGTTATTAGAATATATAATgtgaacataataaaaaaataaaaatatctgtaTTAATTTCCACATGTCTATCAAAACTTATATAGGTAACATTTAATTCTTCATccattaatgttttaaaaaactacaaaatgtttcattaaaCAAATTGCGCAAGGTGAATAAATggaaaatattgaaaaatgCACCATCATGCAAACAGTGAGCAGTTACAGTCTGTGGAAGGTTTTTATCAGACAAATTAAGCCTCAAGGAGCTGAACACTGGAGGTTCATCTCACCCTTTTCATTCTCTTTTGCTTAGCACTGCACAACTTcaacacaaattttttttagctGAGATATGAAATCTTACACAATGGACTAGATTGAACTGGTTTAACTTGAGAAATGGAATTTAGGATGGATGCAAATAGTGGCAGGTAACTTAAGTGCTGAAGCGCTAATCACAGAGTTGATTTCATAAGATCTGATGTAGGAGCAAGCTTGCAAGACAAGGACTTTACAGGAATTTCTTTATCTGACCGGGGTGTATTCGGTTCAGTGCCCTTGAGCAAGGCCTCATCGCCAATCAAAATTGATGGGTGATATTACAGAAGCCTCAAACAGAGATAAACCTGAGCTTATCTCAGGCTTATCTCTGCTCTGgcttctccagtctgcatgtcaaatatccttgggcaagatactaactaTGGGCAGAACTTTGTgtcatcagaaac
This genomic window from Astatotilapia calliptera chromosome 16, fAstCal1.2, whole genome shotgun sequence contains:
- the LOC113007327 gene encoding LOW QUALITY PROTEIN: olfactory receptor 6N2-like (The sequence of the model RefSeq protein was modified relative to this genomic sequence to represent the inferred CDS: substituted 2 bases at 2 genomic stop codons), translated to MIPNKARYFYFFIMFTLYILITCSNSIIIYLILIHKNLHKPMYTFIAALLLNVVIYATTIYPKLLIDFLSKKQIISYSACLFQFSIIYSLGSSEFVLLAAIAYDRYMAICKPLQYPTIMRKSTVSIFLVIAWLVPVFCRVSPXIVRMAKSKLCSFHLKSIFCNNAIYTLQCVRSRLVTVFGIICYFDFVILPLLFIVFTYTKIFMVSXNSRKVIKKKAAETCLPHILVLVIPFVPRLCLRHRRRASGIEEVIEVFFSPPDNFLSRSQQHFTRTIHSAVFASATTRATFRIGLSVPISCLRSPTG